The Chiroxiphia lanceolata isolate bChiLan1 chromosome 12, bChiLan1.pri, whole genome shotgun sequence genome window below encodes:
- the PARP6 gene encoding protein mono-ADP-ribosyltransferase PARP6 isoform X3, whose translation MGDLVLGAAVVPNWDEGEPVLGTLGSLGPLSPARPRCGCSPGPSRGGRGVPAVTSRARCPVTRCDVRPAAPRQQWRRRPRRPGRADMDLKGQYWTDDDSDGDNESEEFLYGVQGTCAADLYRHPQLDADIEAVKEIYSENAVAVREYGTIDDVDIDLHVNISFLDEEVATAWKVLRTEPIVLRLRFSLSQYLDGPEPSIEVFQPSNKEGFGLGLQLKKILGMFTSQQWKHLSNDFLKTQQEKRHSWFKTSGTIKKFRAGLSIFSPIPKSPSFPVIQDSVLKGKLGIPEARVNRLMNRSVSCMVKNPKVEVFGYPPASTQVGGHCKNIPTLEYGFLVQIMKYAEQRIPTLNEYCVVCDEQHVFQNGSMLKPAVCTRELCVFSFYTLGVMSGAAEEVATGAEVVDLLVAMCRAALESPRKSIIFEPYPSVVDPNDPKTLAFNPKKKNYERLQKALDSVMSIREMTQGSYLEIKKQMDKLDPLAHPLLQWIISSNRSHIVKLPLSRQLKFMHTSHQFLLLSSPPAKEARFRTAKKLYGSTFAFHGSHIENWHSILRNGLVNASYTKLQLHGAAYGKGIYLSPISSISFGYSGMGKGQHRMPSKDELVQRYNRMNTIPQTRSIQSRFLQSRNLNCIALCEVITSKDLQKHGNIWVCPVSDHVCTRFFFVYEDGQVGDANINTQDPKIQKEIMRVIGTQVYTN comes from the exons ATGGGGGACCTTGTGCTGGGGGCCGCGGTGGTGCCGAACTGGGACGAGGGGGAGCCTGTCCTGGGGACCCTGGGGTCACTGGggcccctcagccctgcccgTCCCCGCTGTGGCTGCTCCCCCGGGCCCAGCCGGGGGGGACGGGGGGTCCCGGCGGTGACGTCACGGGCGCGTTGCCCGGTGACGCGGTGTGACGTCAGGCCGGCCGCCCCCCGGCAGCAATGGCGGCGGCGCCCGCGCCGGCCAGGCCGCGCTGACATG gaCCTCAAGGGCCAGTACTGGACGGACGATGACTCCGACGGGGACAATGAGTCCGAGGAGTTCCTCTACGGCGTCCAG GGGACCTGCGCCGCCGACCTGTACCGGCACCCGCAGCTGGACGCCGACATCGAGGCGGTGAAGGAGATCTACAGCGAGAATGCCGTGGCCGTCAG GGAGTACGGGACCATCGATGACGTGGACATCGACCTGCACGTGAACATCAGCTTCCTCGAT GAGGAGGTGGCGACGGCGTGGAAGGTGCTGCGGACGGAGCCCATCGTCCTCCGCCTGcgcttctccctctcccagtaCCTCGATGGCCCCG AACCGTCCATCGAGGTGTTCCAACCATCCAACAAGGAGGGCTTCGGGCTGGGTCTGCAGCTGAAGAA GATCCTGGGCATGTTCACATCCCAGCAATGGAAACACCTCAGCAACGATTTCCTGAAGACCCAGCAGGAGAAGCGGCACAGTTGGTTCAAGACGAGCGGCACCATCAAGAAGTTCCGCGCTGGCCTCAGCATcttctcccccatccccaa GTCTCCCAGCTTCCCTGTTATCCAAGACTCGGTGCTGAAGGGCAAACTGGGCATCCCTGAGGCTCGCGTGAACCGCCTGATGAACCGCTCCGTGTCCTGCATGGTGAAGAACCCCAAGGTGGAAGTTTTCGGCTACCCCCCCGCCAGCACCCAG GTCGGTGGCCACTGCAAGAACATCCCCACGCTGGAGTACGGCTTCCTCGTCCAG ATCATGAAGTACGCGGAGCAGCGGATCCCGACGCTCAACGAGTACTGTGTGGTGTGTGACGAGCAGCACGTCTTCCAGAACGGCTCCATGCTCAAG CCGGCCGTGTGCACACGGGAGCTCTGTGTCTTCTCCTTCTACACCCTGGGCGTCATGTCGGGCGCGGCTGAGGAGGTGGCCACGGGTGCCGAG GTGGTGGACCTGCTGGTGGCCATGTGCCGCGCTGCCCTCGAGTCCCCTCGCAAGAGCATCATCTTCGAGCCTTATCCCTCCGTGGTGGACCCCAACGACCCCAAAACTCTTGCCTTTAACCCCAAG AAGAAGAACTATGAGCGGCTGCAGAAGGCCCTGGACAGTGTGATGTCCATCCGGGAGATGACCCAG GGATCCTACCTGGAGATCAAGAAGCAGATGGACAAGCTGGACCCCCTGGCCCATCCCCTCCTGCAGTG gATAATCTCCAGCAACAGATCCCACATTGTCAAGCTGCCTCTCAGCAGG CAGCTGAAGTTCATGCACACCTCCCACCAGTtcctcctgctcagcagccccCCGGCCAAGGAGGCGCGGTTCCGCACGGCCAAGAAACTCTACGGCAGCACCTTCGCTTTCCA CGGCTCTCACATTGAGAACTGGCATTCCATCCTCCGCAACGGACTGGTCAACGCTTCCTACACCAAACTGCAG CTGCATGGAGCAGCCTATGGCAAGGGCATCTATCTGAGCCCCATCTCCAGTATTTCCTTTGGATACTCAG ggatggggaaaggcCAGCACCGGATGCCGTCGAAGGATGAGCTGGTGCAGCGGTACAACAGGATGAACACCATCCCCCAG ACCCGCTCCATCCAGTCCCGCTTCCTCCAGAGCCGCAACCTGAACTGCATCGCGCTTTGCGAAG TGATCACCTCCAAGGACCTGCAGAAACACGGCAACATCTGGGTGTGCCCCGTCTCGGACCACGTCTGCACCCGCTTCTTCTTTGT gTACGAAGACGGCCAAGTGGGAGATGCCAATATCAATACTCAGGACCCCAAAATCCAGAAGGAGATCATGCGTGTGATCGGGACTCAGGTGTACACAAACTGA
- the PARP6 gene encoding protein mono-ADP-ribosyltransferase PARP6 isoform X4 — MGDLVLGAAVVPNWDEGEPVLGTLGSLGPLSPARPRCGCSPGPSRGGRGVPAVTSRARCPVTRCDVRPAAPRQQWRRRPRRPGRADMDLKGQYWTDDDSDGDNESEEFLYGVQGTCAADLYRHPQLDADIEAVKEIYSENAVAVREYGTIDDVDIDLHVNISFLDEEVATAWKVLRTEPIVLRLRFSLSQYLDGPEPSIEVFQPSNKEGFGLGLQLKKILGMFTSQQWKHLSNDFLKTQQEKRHSWFKTSGTIKKFRAGLSIFSPIPKSPSFPVIQDSVLKGKLGIPEARVNRLMNRSVSCMVKNPKVEVFGYPPASTQVGGHCKNIPTLEYGFLVQIMKYAEQRIPTLNEYCVVCDEQHVFQNGSMLKPAVCTRELCVFSFYTLGVMSGAAEEVATGAEVVDLLVAMCRAALESPRKSIIFEPYPSVVDPNDPKTLAFNPKKKNYERLQKALDSVMSIREMTQGSYLEIKKQMDKLDPLAHPLLQWIISSNRSHIVKLPLSRLKFMHTSHQFLLLSSPPAKEARFRTAKKLYGSTFAFHGSHIENWHSILRNGLVNASYTKLQLHGAAYGKGIYLSPISSISFGYSGMGKGQHRMPSKDELVQRYNRMNTIPQTRSIQSRFLQSRNLNCIALCEVITSKDLQKHGNIWVCPVSDHVCTRFFFVYEDGQVGDANINTQDPKIQKEIMRVIGTQVYTN, encoded by the exons ATGGGGGACCTTGTGCTGGGGGCCGCGGTGGTGCCGAACTGGGACGAGGGGGAGCCTGTCCTGGGGACCCTGGGGTCACTGGggcccctcagccctgcccgTCCCCGCTGTGGCTGCTCCCCCGGGCCCAGCCGGGGGGGACGGGGGGTCCCGGCGGTGACGTCACGGGCGCGTTGCCCGGTGACGCGGTGTGACGTCAGGCCGGCCGCCCCCCGGCAGCAATGGCGGCGGCGCCCGCGCCGGCCAGGCCGCGCTGACATG gaCCTCAAGGGCCAGTACTGGACGGACGATGACTCCGACGGGGACAATGAGTCCGAGGAGTTCCTCTACGGCGTCCAG GGGACCTGCGCCGCCGACCTGTACCGGCACCCGCAGCTGGACGCCGACATCGAGGCGGTGAAGGAGATCTACAGCGAGAATGCCGTGGCCGTCAG GGAGTACGGGACCATCGATGACGTGGACATCGACCTGCACGTGAACATCAGCTTCCTCGAT GAGGAGGTGGCGACGGCGTGGAAGGTGCTGCGGACGGAGCCCATCGTCCTCCGCCTGcgcttctccctctcccagtaCCTCGATGGCCCCG AACCGTCCATCGAGGTGTTCCAACCATCCAACAAGGAGGGCTTCGGGCTGGGTCTGCAGCTGAAGAA GATCCTGGGCATGTTCACATCCCAGCAATGGAAACACCTCAGCAACGATTTCCTGAAGACCCAGCAGGAGAAGCGGCACAGTTGGTTCAAGACGAGCGGCACCATCAAGAAGTTCCGCGCTGGCCTCAGCATcttctcccccatccccaa GTCTCCCAGCTTCCCTGTTATCCAAGACTCGGTGCTGAAGGGCAAACTGGGCATCCCTGAGGCTCGCGTGAACCGCCTGATGAACCGCTCCGTGTCCTGCATGGTGAAGAACCCCAAGGTGGAAGTTTTCGGCTACCCCCCCGCCAGCACCCAG GTCGGTGGCCACTGCAAGAACATCCCCACGCTGGAGTACGGCTTCCTCGTCCAG ATCATGAAGTACGCGGAGCAGCGGATCCCGACGCTCAACGAGTACTGTGTGGTGTGTGACGAGCAGCACGTCTTCCAGAACGGCTCCATGCTCAAG CCGGCCGTGTGCACACGGGAGCTCTGTGTCTTCTCCTTCTACACCCTGGGCGTCATGTCGGGCGCGGCTGAGGAGGTGGCCACGGGTGCCGAG GTGGTGGACCTGCTGGTGGCCATGTGCCGCGCTGCCCTCGAGTCCCCTCGCAAGAGCATCATCTTCGAGCCTTATCCCTCCGTGGTGGACCCCAACGACCCCAAAACTCTTGCCTTTAACCCCAAG AAGAAGAACTATGAGCGGCTGCAGAAGGCCCTGGACAGTGTGATGTCCATCCGGGAGATGACCCAG GGATCCTACCTGGAGATCAAGAAGCAGATGGACAAGCTGGACCCCCTGGCCCATCCCCTCCTGCAGTG gATAATCTCCAGCAACAGATCCCACATTGTCAAGCTGCCTCTCAGCAGG CTGAAGTTCATGCACACCTCCCACCAGTtcctcctgctcagcagccccCCGGCCAAGGAGGCGCGGTTCCGCACGGCCAAGAAACTCTACGGCAGCACCTTCGCTTTCCA CGGCTCTCACATTGAGAACTGGCATTCCATCCTCCGCAACGGACTGGTCAACGCTTCCTACACCAAACTGCAG CTGCATGGAGCAGCCTATGGCAAGGGCATCTATCTGAGCCCCATCTCCAGTATTTCCTTTGGATACTCAG ggatggggaaaggcCAGCACCGGATGCCGTCGAAGGATGAGCTGGTGCAGCGGTACAACAGGATGAACACCATCCCCCAG ACCCGCTCCATCCAGTCCCGCTTCCTCCAGAGCCGCAACCTGAACTGCATCGCGCTTTGCGAAG TGATCACCTCCAAGGACCTGCAGAAACACGGCAACATCTGGGTGTGCCCCGTCTCGGACCACGTCTGCACCCGCTTCTTCTTTGT gTACGAAGACGGCCAAGTGGGAGATGCCAATATCAATACTCAGGACCCCAAAATCCAGAAGGAGATCATGCGTGTGATCGGGACTCAGGTGTACACAAACTGA
- the PARP6 gene encoding protein mono-ADP-ribosyltransferase PARP6 isoform X1, whose amino-acid sequence MGDLVLGAAVVPNWDEGEPVLGTLGSLGPLSPARPRCGCSPGPSRGGRGVPAVTSRARCPVTRCDVRPAAPRQQWRRRPRRPGRADMDLKGQYWTDDDSDGDNESEEFLYGVQGTCAADLYRHPQLDADIEAVKEIYSENAVAVREYGTIDDVDIDLHVNISFLDEEVATAWKVLRTEPIVLRLRFSLSQYLDGPEPSIEVFQPSNKEGFGLGLQLKKILGMFTSQQWKHLSNDFLKTQQEKRHSWFKTSGTIKKFRAGLSIFSPIPKSPSFPVIQDSVLKGKLGIPEARVNRLMNRSVSCMVKNPKVEVFGYPPASTQAGVAPFNILVGGHCKNIPTLEYGFLVQIMKYAEQRIPTLNEYCVVCDEQHVFQNGSMLKPAVCTRELCVFSFYTLGVMSGAAEEVATGAEVVDLLVAMCRAALESPRKSIIFEPYPSVVDPNDPKTLAFNPKKKNYERLQKALDSVMSIREMTQGSYLEIKKQMDKLDPLAHPLLQWIISSNRSHIVKLPLSRQLKFMHTSHQFLLLSSPPAKEARFRTAKKLYGSTFAFHGSHIENWHSILRNGLVNASYTKLQLHGAAYGKGIYLSPISSISFGYSGMGKGQHRMPSKDELVQRYNRMNTIPQTRSIQSRFLQSRNLNCIALCEVITSKDLQKHGNIWVCPVSDHVCTRFFFVYEDGQVGDANINTQDPKIQKEIMRVIGTQVYTN is encoded by the exons ATGGGGGACCTTGTGCTGGGGGCCGCGGTGGTGCCGAACTGGGACGAGGGGGAGCCTGTCCTGGGGACCCTGGGGTCACTGGggcccctcagccctgcccgTCCCCGCTGTGGCTGCTCCCCCGGGCCCAGCCGGGGGGGACGGGGGGTCCCGGCGGTGACGTCACGGGCGCGTTGCCCGGTGACGCGGTGTGACGTCAGGCCGGCCGCCCCCCGGCAGCAATGGCGGCGGCGCCCGCGCCGGCCAGGCCGCGCTGACATG gaCCTCAAGGGCCAGTACTGGACGGACGATGACTCCGACGGGGACAATGAGTCCGAGGAGTTCCTCTACGGCGTCCAG GGGACCTGCGCCGCCGACCTGTACCGGCACCCGCAGCTGGACGCCGACATCGAGGCGGTGAAGGAGATCTACAGCGAGAATGCCGTGGCCGTCAG GGAGTACGGGACCATCGATGACGTGGACATCGACCTGCACGTGAACATCAGCTTCCTCGAT GAGGAGGTGGCGACGGCGTGGAAGGTGCTGCGGACGGAGCCCATCGTCCTCCGCCTGcgcttctccctctcccagtaCCTCGATGGCCCCG AACCGTCCATCGAGGTGTTCCAACCATCCAACAAGGAGGGCTTCGGGCTGGGTCTGCAGCTGAAGAA GATCCTGGGCATGTTCACATCCCAGCAATGGAAACACCTCAGCAACGATTTCCTGAAGACCCAGCAGGAGAAGCGGCACAGTTGGTTCAAGACGAGCGGCACCATCAAGAAGTTCCGCGCTGGCCTCAGCATcttctcccccatccccaa GTCTCCCAGCTTCCCTGTTATCCAAGACTCGGTGCTGAAGGGCAAACTGGGCATCCCTGAGGCTCGCGTGAACCGCCTGATGAACCGCTCCGTGTCCTGCATGGTGAAGAACCCCAAGGTGGAAGTTTTCGGCTACCCCCCCGCCAGCACCCAGGCAGGTGTTGCCCCCTTCAACATCCTG GTCGGTGGCCACTGCAAGAACATCCCCACGCTGGAGTACGGCTTCCTCGTCCAG ATCATGAAGTACGCGGAGCAGCGGATCCCGACGCTCAACGAGTACTGTGTGGTGTGTGACGAGCAGCACGTCTTCCAGAACGGCTCCATGCTCAAG CCGGCCGTGTGCACACGGGAGCTCTGTGTCTTCTCCTTCTACACCCTGGGCGTCATGTCGGGCGCGGCTGAGGAGGTGGCCACGGGTGCCGAG GTGGTGGACCTGCTGGTGGCCATGTGCCGCGCTGCCCTCGAGTCCCCTCGCAAGAGCATCATCTTCGAGCCTTATCCCTCCGTGGTGGACCCCAACGACCCCAAAACTCTTGCCTTTAACCCCAAG AAGAAGAACTATGAGCGGCTGCAGAAGGCCCTGGACAGTGTGATGTCCATCCGGGAGATGACCCAG GGATCCTACCTGGAGATCAAGAAGCAGATGGACAAGCTGGACCCCCTGGCCCATCCCCTCCTGCAGTG gATAATCTCCAGCAACAGATCCCACATTGTCAAGCTGCCTCTCAGCAGG CAGCTGAAGTTCATGCACACCTCCCACCAGTtcctcctgctcagcagccccCCGGCCAAGGAGGCGCGGTTCCGCACGGCCAAGAAACTCTACGGCAGCACCTTCGCTTTCCA CGGCTCTCACATTGAGAACTGGCATTCCATCCTCCGCAACGGACTGGTCAACGCTTCCTACACCAAACTGCAG CTGCATGGAGCAGCCTATGGCAAGGGCATCTATCTGAGCCCCATCTCCAGTATTTCCTTTGGATACTCAG ggatggggaaaggcCAGCACCGGATGCCGTCGAAGGATGAGCTGGTGCAGCGGTACAACAGGATGAACACCATCCCCCAG ACCCGCTCCATCCAGTCCCGCTTCCTCCAGAGCCGCAACCTGAACTGCATCGCGCTTTGCGAAG TGATCACCTCCAAGGACCTGCAGAAACACGGCAACATCTGGGTGTGCCCCGTCTCGGACCACGTCTGCACCCGCTTCTTCTTTGT gTACGAAGACGGCCAAGTGGGAGATGCCAATATCAATACTCAGGACCCCAAAATCCAGAAGGAGATCATGCGTGTGATCGGGACTCAGGTGTACACAAACTGA
- the PARP6 gene encoding protein mono-ADP-ribosyltransferase PARP6 isoform X2 gives MGDLVLGAAVVPNWDEGEPVLGTLGSLGPLSPARPRCGCSPGPSRGGRGVPAVTSRARCPVTRCDVRPAAPRQQWRRRPRRPGRADMDLKGQYWTDDDSDGDNESEEFLYGVQGTCAADLYRHPQLDADIEAVKEIYSENAVAVREYGTIDDVDIDLHVNISFLDEEVATAWKVLRTEPIVLRLRFSLSQYLDGPEPSIEVFQPSNKEGFGLGLQLKKILGMFTSQQWKHLSNDFLKTQQEKRHSWFKTSGTIKKFRAGLSIFSPIPKSPSFPVIQDSVLKGKLGIPEARVNRLMNRSVSCMVKNPKVEVFGYPPASTQAGVAPFNILVGGHCKNIPTLEYGFLVQIMKYAEQRIPTLNEYCVVCDEQHVFQNGSMLKPAVCTRELCVFSFYTLGVMSGAAEEVATGAEVVDLLVAMCRAALESPRKSIIFEPYPSVVDPNDPKTLAFNPKKKNYERLQKALDSVMSIREMTQGSYLEIKKQMDKLDPLAHPLLQWIISSNRSHIVKLPLSRLKFMHTSHQFLLLSSPPAKEARFRTAKKLYGSTFAFHGSHIENWHSILRNGLVNASYTKLQLHGAAYGKGIYLSPISSISFGYSGMGKGQHRMPSKDELVQRYNRMNTIPQTRSIQSRFLQSRNLNCIALCEVITSKDLQKHGNIWVCPVSDHVCTRFFFVYEDGQVGDANINTQDPKIQKEIMRVIGTQVYTN, from the exons ATGGGGGACCTTGTGCTGGGGGCCGCGGTGGTGCCGAACTGGGACGAGGGGGAGCCTGTCCTGGGGACCCTGGGGTCACTGGggcccctcagccctgcccgTCCCCGCTGTGGCTGCTCCCCCGGGCCCAGCCGGGGGGGACGGGGGGTCCCGGCGGTGACGTCACGGGCGCGTTGCCCGGTGACGCGGTGTGACGTCAGGCCGGCCGCCCCCCGGCAGCAATGGCGGCGGCGCCCGCGCCGGCCAGGCCGCGCTGACATG gaCCTCAAGGGCCAGTACTGGACGGACGATGACTCCGACGGGGACAATGAGTCCGAGGAGTTCCTCTACGGCGTCCAG GGGACCTGCGCCGCCGACCTGTACCGGCACCCGCAGCTGGACGCCGACATCGAGGCGGTGAAGGAGATCTACAGCGAGAATGCCGTGGCCGTCAG GGAGTACGGGACCATCGATGACGTGGACATCGACCTGCACGTGAACATCAGCTTCCTCGAT GAGGAGGTGGCGACGGCGTGGAAGGTGCTGCGGACGGAGCCCATCGTCCTCCGCCTGcgcttctccctctcccagtaCCTCGATGGCCCCG AACCGTCCATCGAGGTGTTCCAACCATCCAACAAGGAGGGCTTCGGGCTGGGTCTGCAGCTGAAGAA GATCCTGGGCATGTTCACATCCCAGCAATGGAAACACCTCAGCAACGATTTCCTGAAGACCCAGCAGGAGAAGCGGCACAGTTGGTTCAAGACGAGCGGCACCATCAAGAAGTTCCGCGCTGGCCTCAGCATcttctcccccatccccaa GTCTCCCAGCTTCCCTGTTATCCAAGACTCGGTGCTGAAGGGCAAACTGGGCATCCCTGAGGCTCGCGTGAACCGCCTGATGAACCGCTCCGTGTCCTGCATGGTGAAGAACCCCAAGGTGGAAGTTTTCGGCTACCCCCCCGCCAGCACCCAGGCAGGTGTTGCCCCCTTCAACATCCTG GTCGGTGGCCACTGCAAGAACATCCCCACGCTGGAGTACGGCTTCCTCGTCCAG ATCATGAAGTACGCGGAGCAGCGGATCCCGACGCTCAACGAGTACTGTGTGGTGTGTGACGAGCAGCACGTCTTCCAGAACGGCTCCATGCTCAAG CCGGCCGTGTGCACACGGGAGCTCTGTGTCTTCTCCTTCTACACCCTGGGCGTCATGTCGGGCGCGGCTGAGGAGGTGGCCACGGGTGCCGAG GTGGTGGACCTGCTGGTGGCCATGTGCCGCGCTGCCCTCGAGTCCCCTCGCAAGAGCATCATCTTCGAGCCTTATCCCTCCGTGGTGGACCCCAACGACCCCAAAACTCTTGCCTTTAACCCCAAG AAGAAGAACTATGAGCGGCTGCAGAAGGCCCTGGACAGTGTGATGTCCATCCGGGAGATGACCCAG GGATCCTACCTGGAGATCAAGAAGCAGATGGACAAGCTGGACCCCCTGGCCCATCCCCTCCTGCAGTG gATAATCTCCAGCAACAGATCCCACATTGTCAAGCTGCCTCTCAGCAGG CTGAAGTTCATGCACACCTCCCACCAGTtcctcctgctcagcagccccCCGGCCAAGGAGGCGCGGTTCCGCACGGCCAAGAAACTCTACGGCAGCACCTTCGCTTTCCA CGGCTCTCACATTGAGAACTGGCATTCCATCCTCCGCAACGGACTGGTCAACGCTTCCTACACCAAACTGCAG CTGCATGGAGCAGCCTATGGCAAGGGCATCTATCTGAGCCCCATCTCCAGTATTTCCTTTGGATACTCAG ggatggggaaaggcCAGCACCGGATGCCGTCGAAGGATGAGCTGGTGCAGCGGTACAACAGGATGAACACCATCCCCCAG ACCCGCTCCATCCAGTCCCGCTTCCTCCAGAGCCGCAACCTGAACTGCATCGCGCTTTGCGAAG TGATCACCTCCAAGGACCTGCAGAAACACGGCAACATCTGGGTGTGCCCCGTCTCGGACCACGTCTGCACCCGCTTCTTCTTTGT gTACGAAGACGGCCAAGTGGGAGATGCCAATATCAATACTCAGGACCCCAAAATCCAGAAGGAGATCATGCGTGTGATCGGGACTCAGGTGTACACAAACTGA